Proteins encoded by one window of Paraburkholderia terrae:
- a CDS encoding DUF1365 domain-containing protein, producing the protein MNGHSSDRAGWLMSGRVMHERLRPVHHRFVYPVFCIRCDLARLHELDGWWLGIDRLRPLSLRTRDYGACDGTDLLAWIRGQIANAGIDLDGGAIWLQTCPRVFGYAFNPVSFWFCHDRDGNLRALLAEVRNTFGQRHSYLLKAVDNGPIDAHTHLHCIKKLHVSPFCGVEGHYAFRILESEHRSSISIDYHDAQGLLIRTAISLAKRPLTRGHALRALMRQPLLAVGVIVRIHWQALRLWLKKVPFHGSQPASPHSRPTTINEES; encoded by the coding sequence ATGAACGGCCATTCTTCCGATCGCGCTGGATGGCTGATGTCCGGGCGCGTGATGCACGAGCGGCTGCGCCCCGTGCATCATCGCTTCGTCTATCCCGTGTTCTGCATCCGTTGCGATCTGGCGAGGCTTCATGAATTGGATGGCTGGTGGCTGGGCATCGACCGGCTGCGGCCATTGAGCCTGAGAACACGCGACTACGGCGCTTGCGACGGAACCGATCTGCTCGCGTGGATACGCGGGCAGATCGCAAACGCGGGCATCGACCTAGACGGCGGCGCCATCTGGCTGCAGACCTGCCCGCGCGTATTCGGCTATGCGTTCAATCCCGTCAGCTTCTGGTTCTGTCATGACCGCGACGGCAATCTGCGCGCATTGCTCGCTGAAGTGCGCAACACGTTCGGACAACGTCACTCGTATCTGCTCAAAGCGGTCGACAACGGCCCCATCGACGCGCACACCCATCTCCACTGCATAAAGAAGCTACATGTATCGCCGTTTTGCGGCGTCGAAGGACACTACGCATTCCGTATCCTCGAGAGCGAGCACCGATCGTCGATCTCCATCGACTATCACGACGCGCAAGGGCTCCTGATCCGCACCGCGATTTCGCTCGCGAAGCGCCCCCTCACGCGCGGGCACGCGCTGCGCGCACTCATGCGGCAACCGCTTCTCGCGGTCGGCGTCATCGTACGGATTCACTGGCAGGCGCTGCGCCTGTGGCTCAAGAAAGTGCCGTTCCACGGGAGCCAGCCCGCCTCGCCTCACTCACGGCCAACAACGATCAACGAGGAATCGTGA